A part of Chanodichthys erythropterus isolate Z2021 chromosome 4, ASM2448905v1, whole genome shotgun sequence genomic DNA contains:
- the mgat2 gene encoding alpha-1,6-mannosyl-glycoprotein 2-beta-N-acetylglucosaminyltransferase produces the protein MRFRIYKRKVVILTLVVVICGFAVWNSGKTKKASGVFPKEVETGKRSSAAGPVQVTIPVTRKPVNETLPEKQQAVAKPEVDNQTLVYRGIVFQLNFDQTLRNEEKFRKVRQKDDLVIVVQVHNRPEYLRLLVGSLRKAKGIENVLLIFSHDFWSPEINQIVASVDFCLVLQIFFPFSIQLYPQEFPGNDPRDCPRDIPKKDALTLGCINAEYPDSFGHYREAKFSQTKHHWWWKLHFVWDRVRVLKEHQGLLLLIEEDHYLAPDFQHLLKLMVSLKKEQCPDCDILSLGSYGHIGYSSKANKVEVKAWKSTEHNMGMALNRDTYQKLLRCTDAFCTYDDYNWDWSLQYLTVNCLPTFLKVMVSEAPRIFHAGDCGMHHKKSACMPSSQKTKIENILQSSGNQLFPKQLLITKRLPSSGAKGLAPHVKNGGWGDIRDHELCKSYLRLQ, from the coding sequence ATGAGATTCCGAATTTACAAGCGAAAGGTGGTAATACTGACTCTAGTGGTGGTTATCTGTGGATTTGCCGTCTGGAATAGTGGTAAGACGAAGAAGGCAAGCGGCGTGTTTCCCAAGGAGGTGGAGACGGGGAAGCGGAGCAGCGCCGCTGGTCCAGTACAGGTAACGATACCAGTAACCCGGAAACCTGTCAACGAGACTCTTCCGGAAAAACAGCAAGCAGTTGCCAAGCCTGAAGTAGACAACCAGACCCTGGTGTACAGAGGGATCGTGTTTCAACTCAACTTTGACCAGACCCTCAGAAACGAGGAAAAGTTTCGCAAAGTGCGCCAGAAGGACGACCTTGTCATCGTCGTTCAGGTTCACAACCGTCCCGAATACCTACGGCTTTTGGTGGGCAGCTTGAGAAAAGCGAAAGGAATTGAGAACGTCTTGCTGATATTCAGCCATGATTTCTGGTCTCCGGAAATCAACCAGATAGTCGCGTCCGTCGACTTCTGTTTGGTCCTTCAGATATTCTTCCCCTTTAGCATCCAACTCTATCCTCAAGAGTTCCCCGGGAATGATCCCAGAGATTGCCCTCGAGACATTCCCAAGAAAGATGCCTTAACGTTAGGCTGCATAAACGCAGAGTACCCGGACTCCTTTGGCCACTATCGGGAAGCCAAGTTCTCGCAGACCAAACATCATTGGTGGTGGAAGTTGCACTTTGTGTGGGATCGAGTCCGAGTGTTGAAGGAACACCAAGGACTCTTGTTGCTCATCGAAGAGGACCACTACCTCGCTCCCGACTTTCAGCACCTTCTCAAACTGATGGTGTCCCTAAAGAAAGAACAGTGTCCCGACTGTGATATCTTATCTCTGGGAAGCTACGGACACATCGGCTACTCCAGCAAAGCCAACAAAGTGGAGGTGAAAGCATGGAAGTCCACCGAACACAACATGGGAATGGCGCTGAACAGAGATACGTACCAGAAACTCCTCAGATGCACCGATGCCTTCTGCACCTACGACGACTACAACTGGGATTGGTCGTTGCAGTACCTTACCGTGAACTGTTTGCCCACGTTCCTAAAGGTCATGGTGAGCGAGGCACCTCGGATTTTCCATGCCGGCGACTGCGGCATGCACCACAAGAAGTCGGCTTGCATGCCGAGCAGCCAGAAGACAAAGATCGAGAACATTCTCCAGAGCAGCGGGAACCAGTTGTTCCCGAAACAGCTGCTCATCACAAAGAGACTCCCTTCTTCTGGGGCCAAAGGATTGGCTCCACACGTCAAAAACGGAGGTTGGGGAGACATCAGGGACCACGAACTCTGCAAGAGTTACCTTCGATTACAGTGA